A portion of the Leptospira noumeaensis genome contains these proteins:
- the fliF gene encoding flagellar basal-body MS-ring/collar protein FliF, whose protein sequence is MPEPLQKIIDNLKELLNKLDKTKKMILGGVLAVVVVAVIILSNVSSQRNRVVLFKDLDSKDFSEVTKKLDALGYSYGSSDTSLITVDPEQRQEIVTKLAQENLIPAGVTGWELFDIEKFTETQFDKDIKKYRALKGAIEKSLNTLRPIERSDVNIAIPEGDLFESNSYPVKASVILHFKPGVEGMSKKEIKGIVNLVARAVPKLKPENVSVADPDGKIISDFEEDLEKERLELRIVQEKLRIEEEERVKRLIDIRNTLRWYLGGEDRVDITRFEYSFNWDQESLTENEVLPVVAEEDNPDTPYNERKLVDGYSLKVSSKETKESFKGRGFTPDGPAGTEPNLPPGYKDTDYQKAEYSKDENINNYEFNKRVKDIKRQPWKIEKIGLSVVVDGVWERKEREDGMGYDRKYIPVAEGDLKLVRKNLEAAIGYTRSRGDQISVITIPKDRTEQFRAEDEEFQRQRAIRNMVIASLVILILLILAILVYRAIKKEIARRRRLREEELAAQQQMMREAALRVMDEGGAEVELSLDEKLRRELLENAINLAKEKPEDVAQLLRTWLAEEEQT, encoded by the coding sequence ATGCCTGAACCACTGCAAAAAATCATCGATAATCTCAAAGAGTTATTAAACAAACTCGATAAAACCAAAAAAATGATTTTGGGTGGTGTGCTCGCCGTTGTGGTGGTGGCAGTCATCATCTTATCCAACGTCTCGTCACAACGAAACCGAGTGGTTCTCTTTAAGGATTTGGATTCCAAAGACTTTTCTGAAGTAACTAAAAAACTAGATGCTCTCGGTTATTCTTATGGTTCGAGTGATACAAGTCTCATCACTGTTGATCCCGAACAAAGACAAGAGATCGTTACAAAACTGGCACAAGAGAATTTGATTCCTGCTGGTGTCACTGGTTGGGAACTATTCGACATTGAAAAATTCACTGAGACCCAATTCGACAAAGACATTAAAAAGTACAGAGCTCTCAAAGGTGCGATTGAAAAATCACTCAATACGTTAAGACCGATCGAAAGATCCGATGTCAACATCGCCATCCCTGAAGGTGATCTTTTTGAATCCAATTCCTATCCTGTGAAAGCCAGTGTGATTCTACACTTCAAACCTGGTGTAGAAGGAATGAGTAAAAAAGAAATCAAAGGGATTGTGAACTTAGTCGCTCGCGCGGTTCCTAAGTTAAAACCAGAAAACGTAAGTGTGGCCGATCCTGACGGTAAAATCATTTCTGACTTTGAAGAAGATTTAGAAAAAGAAAGATTAGAACTTAGGATTGTCCAAGAAAAACTTAGAATCGAAGAAGAAGAACGAGTCAAACGTCTCATCGACATTCGCAATACCCTTCGTTGGTATTTGGGTGGAGAAGATCGAGTGGACATCACTCGTTTCGAATATTCCTTCAATTGGGACCAAGAATCCTTAACTGAAAATGAAGTATTACCTGTGGTTGCGGAAGAAGACAACCCTGACACCCCATATAACGAAAGAAAGTTGGTTGATGGATATTCTTTAAAAGTATCTTCCAAAGAAACAAAAGAATCTTTTAAGGGTCGTGGGTTTACTCCCGATGGTCCTGCAGGAACTGAGCCAAACCTTCCTCCTGGTTATAAAGATACAGACTATCAAAAAGCAGAATATTCCAAAGACGAAAATATCAATAACTACGAATTCAACAAACGTGTGAAAGATATCAAACGCCAACCCTGGAAGATAGAAAAAATTGGACTTTCTGTTGTAGTGGATGGTGTTTGGGAACGAAAAGAACGCGAAGATGGAATGGGATATGACAGAAAATACATTCCTGTTGCGGAAGGTGATTTAAAACTCGTTCGTAAAAACTTAGAAGCTGCGATTGGTTACACAAGATCCCGTGGTGACCAAATCAGTGTCATCACCATTCCAAAAGATAGAACCGAACAATTCCGTGCAGAAGATGAAGAGTTTCAAAGACAACGTGCCATTCGTAATATGGTGATTGCTTCCCTTGTTATTTTAATTCTACTTATCCTTGCGATCTTAGTTTACCGTGCGATCAAAAAAGAAATCGCAAGAAGAAGAAGACTCAGAGAAGAAGAGCTGGCTGCTCAACAACAAATGATGCGGGAAGCCGCTCTTCGAGTGATGGACGAAGGGGGAGCAGAAGTCGAACTCTCCCTCGACGAAAAACTCAGACGAGAGTTACTCGAAAATGCAATCAACCTAGCAAAAGAAAAACCAGAAGATGTGGCACAGCTACTACGCACTTGGCTTGCTGAGGAAGAACAAACGTAA
- a CDS encoding AbrB/MazE/SpoVT family DNA-binding domain-containing protein: MKAAVIQIGNSKGIRIPKTVLAECQIEDEVDLLVEDNKIIITPVKNKPRVGWEDQFKAMAKGKEDELFIPDSIDLNSQDWEW; the protein is encoded by the coding sequence ATGAAGGCTGCTGTCATACAAATCGGAAATTCGAAAGGAATCCGAATTCCCAAAACAGTTTTAGCGGAATGTCAGATAGAAGACGAAGTCGATCTACTGGTAGAGGACAATAAAATCATCATCACGCCGGTTAAAAACAAACCGCGAGTGGGTTGGGAAGACCAATTCAAAGCGATGGCAAAAGGAAAAGAGGATGAGTTATTCATTCCAGATTCAATTGATTTGAATTCACAGGATTGGGAATGGTAA